One Methanolobus sp. WCC4 DNA segment encodes these proteins:
- a CDS encoding cytochrome c-type biogenesis CcmF C-terminal domain-containing protein: MKNKIPQLTTSNTMLATVVTFLLLATIITMGMLTPLIAKLTTGVELSLEASYFNNRTAIPVAVLMLLLSTCMLVGYAERRYILPIVGASSLVSVIFAVVSPFGNTPIDISLPILTVTLLATLYRIFGIYMKSRSMDTRTKIRKLSAHVIHIGIILILLGIVLSSNMKVESSAVLGTNEMTAFEGQHYQLIVNSMNSYYSGEAFRTYPGSSYTTEVIFDIYKDGNYFKSGKVEYITDFKWGQTYTTTFINRGLTEELFIAPRAISESDGEIDLYMRTVPFINCLWGGMYLMVIGIIALLFTDRRSEQITGSGSGPKNAGPSGNNNAVSSGVDERYDRMLEQEIKKRRDKRTKDRR, translated from the coding sequence ATGAAAAACAAGATACCACAACTGACAACAAGCAATACGATGCTTGCAACTGTTGTCACTTTTCTTCTGCTGGCAACTATCATTACAATGGGAATGCTGACCCCTCTTATCGCAAAACTCACCACCGGGGTCGAGCTCAGCCTCGAAGCCTCATACTTCAATAACAGAACCGCCATTCCCGTAGCTGTCCTAATGCTGCTTCTGAGTACATGTATGCTGGTGGGCTATGCAGAAAGAAGATACATACTCCCCATAGTCGGAGCATCTTCATTGGTATCTGTTATCTTTGCAGTTGTCTCACCTTTTGGTAACACTCCAATAGACATATCATTACCAATACTTACCGTGACGCTTCTTGCAACCCTTTACAGGATATTCGGCATCTATATGAAAAGCAGGAGCATGGATACCCGCACAAAGATAAGGAAGCTCAGCGCACATGTTATCCACATAGGGATCATACTCATCCTTCTCGGGATCGTCCTCAGTTCCAACATGAAAGTGGAAAGTTCCGCTGTGCTCGGGACAAATGAGATGACAGCCTTCGAAGGCCAGCATTACCAGCTTATCGTCAACAGTATGAACTCATACTACAGTGGAGAGGCTTTCAGAACGTATCCTGGCTCATCCTATACCACTGAGGTCATTTTCGACATATACAAAGATGGGAACTATTTCAAGAGTGGAAAAGTCGAATATATAACCGATTTCAAGTGGGGACAGACCTACACCACCACCTTCATCAACCGCGGACTTACCGAGGAACTTTTCATCGCACCAAGAGCGATCAGCGAATCAGATGGTGAGATAGACCTGTACATGCGAACAGTACCCTTCATCAACTGCCTCTGGGGAGGCATGTACCTCATGGTGATAGGCATCATAGCCCTGTTGTTCACAGACCGCAGATCAGAACAGATAACCGGATCAGGGTCAGGGCCAAAGAATGCAGGGCCTTCCGGCAACAACAATGCTGTCAGCTCCGGCGTAGATGAAAGATATGACCGGATGCTCGAACAGGAAATAAAGAAACGCAGGGATAAGAGGACAAAGGACAGGAGATGA
- a CDS encoding CDP-2,3-bis-(O-geranylgeranyl)-sn-glycerol synthase produces MTAVWLMLPAYLPNSMAAVFGGGPAIDGGRTMSDGRRILGDGKTWRGLVAGTICGMLLGLSQMYYLSRSSSIFGVELPSFGEGSGALLVIFTLAFGSLLGDMSMSFVKRRIGYKRGAALPGVDQLDFVMGAWLLTLITSPAWFLGNFTFSIALAVLLFTPLLHFVTNVIGYYIGVKNEPW; encoded by the coding sequence ATAACTGCTGTATGGCTTATGCTTCCAGCTTATTTGCCTAACTCAATGGCTGCCGTTTTCGGTGGCGGCCCTGCTATAGATGGCGGCAGGACGATGTCTGACGGACGGCGTATACTGGGTGACGGTAAAACCTGGCGCGGACTTGTTGCAGGGACCATTTGCGGAATGTTGCTGGGTCTTTCACAAATGTATTATCTTAGCAGGAGCAGCAGCATATTTGGTGTTGAACTGCCCTCCTTTGGTGAAGGTTCTGGTGCCCTGCTTGTGATATTCACCCTTGCTTTCGGCTCACTTCTGGGTGATATGTCCATGAGTTTTGTCAAACGCAGGATAGGATACAAGAGAGGTGCTGCCCTGCCCGGTGTCGATCAGCTTGATTTTGTCATGGGTGCATGGCTGCTGACGCTTATCACATCACCTGCATGGTTTTTGGGCAACTTCACTTTCAGTATCGCCCTTGCTGTACTGCTCTTCACGCCTCTGTTGCATTTTGTGACCAACGTTATTGGATACTACATCGGGGTAAAGAACGAACCCTGGTGA
- the pyrE gene encoding orotate phosphoribosyltransferase, whose amino-acid sequence MSEGNGKLALIDALKACGAVKFGDFTLASGKKSTYYIDIKKASTDPATLRVIARETGKVVSGLELDAVGGVALGGVPLATALSLETDLPLILIRKSEKDYGTGGRFVGDFREGSRIVLIEDVTTSGGSVMDAIKAIREAGAVVDRVITVVDRESGAEKGLADMGVKLVPLVRASDLI is encoded by the coding sequence ATGTCTGAAGGGAATGGAAAACTTGCATTGATAGATGCCCTTAAAGCATGTGGTGCTGTAAAGTTCGGTGACTTCACACTTGCTTCCGGGAAGAAAAGTACGTACTATATTGATATCAAGAAGGCAAGCACTGATCCTGCTACGCTCAGGGTTATAGCAAGGGAAACAGGAAAGGTTGTAAGCGGCCTTGAACTGGATGCTGTGGGTGGTGTCGCGCTCGGTGGTGTTCCCCTTGCAACGGCCTTATCTCTTGAGACCGACCTTCCGCTTATACTGATACGTAAATCTGAGAAGGATTATGGTACCGGCGGACGCTTTGTAGGCGACTTCAGGGAAGGTTCCAGAATAGTGCTCATTGAAGATGTTACCACAAGTGGCGGTTCTGTCATGGATGCCATAAAGGCCATACGTGAAGCAGGTGCCGTTGTTGACCGTGTCATAACAGTAGTGGACCGTGAGTCCGGGGCTGAGAAGGGTCTGGCTGATATGGGCGTGAAACTCGTCCCTCTTGTCAGGGCAAGCGACCTCATCTAG
- the purD gene encoding phosphoribosylamine--glycine ligase, with protein sequence MNILVVGGGGREHAITAAIARSRKDPSIYAVMSKKNPGIAALCEDFLLEKETDVEKVVEFAVSKNIELVVVGPEAPLAVGLADSLEEKGISVASPKKKVAQLEFDKAWARNFMRNNNIAGCPVFDVFTDKDAMDAFIDELGNVAIKPSGLTGGKGVKVMGDQLPDLEAAKKYAAGLLDQGSVVVEENLVGEEFTLQAFVDGKHLAFMPTVQDHKRAFENDLGPNTGGMGSYNAAGEILPFLTEEDVESSKQIMKDTVTALYKETGQEYKGTLYGQFMITKDGPKVIEFNARFGDPEAMNVLPLLESDYVDILAAMASGTLDKVDVKFSGKATVCKYAVPAGYPDHPTKDREVVVGDIGDAVLFYSSVYEKDGKVCTTGSRAVAVVGIADSIEEAEKIAQNALENLSGDLHYRNDIGKDFLIQRRIDHMNEIRGN encoded by the coding sequence ATGAATATTCTAGTAGTTGGTGGCGGCGGAAGAGAGCATGCTATCACAGCAGCAATAGCACGCAGCAGGAAGGATCCGTCCATCTATGCAGTGATGTCAAAGAAGAATCCTGGCATTGCAGCATTATGTGAGGATTTCCTCCTTGAGAAAGAGACAGATGTGGAAAAGGTTGTCGAGTTCGCGGTATCAAAGAACATCGAACTCGTTGTAGTAGGTCCCGAGGCACCTCTTGCAGTGGGTCTTGCAGATTCCCTTGAGGAGAAGGGCATCAGTGTTGCAAGTCCTAAGAAGAAGGTTGCACAGCTTGAGTTCGATAAGGCATGGGCACGCAATTTCATGAGGAACAACAACATTGCAGGTTGTCCTGTGTTCGATGTCTTCACAGATAAGGATGCAATGGATGCTTTCATCGATGAGCTTGGAAATGTCGCTATCAAGCCATCCGGTCTTACAGGTGGTAAGGGTGTCAAGGTAATGGGCGACCAGCTTCCTGACCTTGAAGCAGCAAAGAAATATGCAGCAGGTCTTCTGGACCAGGGCAGTGTTGTGGTTGAGGAGAACCTCGTTGGTGAGGAGTTCACCCTTCAGGCTTTCGTTGATGGTAAGCATCTTGCTTTCATGCCAACGGTCCAGGACCACAAGAGGGCTTTCGAGAACGACCTCGGACCTAACACCGGTGGAATGGGTTCCTACAATGCGGCTGGCGAGATCCTTCCTTTCCTGACGGAAGAGGATGTTGAAAGCTCAAAGCAGATCATGAAGGATACCGTTACTGCACTTTACAAGGAGACCGGTCAGGAGTACAAGGGTACGCTGTACGGTCAGTTCATGATAACAAAGGACGGTCCAAAGGTCATCGAGTTCAATGCACGTTTCGGAGATCCCGAGGCAATGAATGTACTGCCTTTACTTGAGAGCGATTATGTGGATATCCTGGCTGCAATGGCAAGCGGTACACTTGATAAGGTCGATGTTAAGTTCAGTGGCAAGGCAACTGTATGTAAGTATGCTGTACCTGCCGGTTATCCTGACCATCCTACAAAGGACAGGGAGGTCGTTGTTGGTGACATCGGCGATGCGGTACTCTTCTATTCAAGTGTCTATGAGAAGGACGGAAAGGTCTGTACAACCGGCTCAAGGGCTGTTGCGGTAGTAGGAATTGCGGATTCCATTGAAGAGGCGGAGAAGATAGCCCAGAATGCACTGGAGAACCTTTCCGGCGACCTGCACTACAGGAACGACATTGGTAAGGACTTCCTCATTCAGAGGCGTATCGACCATATGAATGAGATACGAGGGAACTGA
- the argF gene encoding ornithine carbamoyltransferase codes for MKHLISMADLTHDEIVEILDMAEDLKEKRLRGKVTDLLKNKSLGMIFEKSSTRTRVSFEVAMCDLGGHGLYLNPRDMQLGRGETVGDTSEVLSRYLYGIIARVYSHETVKQLAEHSSIPVINALSDKEHPCQILADLLTIREYKTKLAGLKYTWVGDGNNVCNSAIIGGALMGMEVAVACPPGYEPDEDIVELARELGGVVTITNDPSEAVKDADILYADVWVSMGDEDEREKRLKDLAPYQINSELVEQAKPDVIVMHCLPAHRGEEISAEVMDGPHSVVFDQAENRLHAQKALLLKLLA; via the coding sequence ATGAAACACCTGATATCAATGGCTGACCTGACCCACGATGAGATAGTTGAGATACTCGATATGGCGGAGGACCTTAAGGAGAAACGCCTGAGGGGCAAGGTCACGGACCTGCTGAAGAACAAGAGTCTTGGTATGATATTCGAGAAATCGTCCACTCGTACCAGGGTGTCTTTCGAGGTTGCCATGTGCGACCTTGGGGGACATGGACTCTACCTGAACCCCAGGGATATGCAGCTTGGCAGAGGCGAGACGGTCGGGGACACTTCCGAGGTGCTCTCAAGATACCTCTATGGTATCATTGCCAGGGTCTACAGCCATGAAACGGTGAAACAGCTTGCTGAGCATTCCTCTATCCCTGTGATCAATGCGCTTTCCGATAAGGAACACCCATGCCAGATACTTGCCGACCTGCTCACGATCCGTGAGTACAAGACCAAACTGGCAGGTCTGAAATACACATGGGTGGGCGATGGTAACAATGTGTGTAATTCAGCTATCATCGGCGGTGCCCTCATGGGCATGGAGGTCGCTGTTGCATGTCCTCCGGGATACGAGCCTGATGAGGATATCGTTGAGCTTGCAAGGGAGCTTGGCGGAGTTGTCACTATCACCAACGACCCTTCAGAGGCTGTAAAGGATGCTGACATCCTCTATGCCGACGTATGGGTATCCATGGGCGATGAGGATGAACGCGAGAAACGCCTGAAGGACCTCGCACCATACCAGATCAACTCAGAACTGGTAGAGCAGGCCAAACCTGATGTTATCGTGATGCACTGCCTCCCTGCACACCGCGGCGAGGAGATCAGTGCCGAGGTAATGGACGGTCCTCACTCGGTGGTCTTCGACCAGGCCGAAAACCGCCTGCACGCCCAGAAAGCACTCTTACTGAAACTGCTGGCATGA
- a CDS encoding PKD domain-containing protein — MGTATAETITVDDDIGSAEYTSIQAAINASSPGDTILVYPGNYIENVDVNKQLTITSTDGASVTNISGPIYYDGILPYDDHVIDITADQVTISGFTVSMVGLQKSCIFLNGSSYSTIENNEIIISNYYYAGGYGINLESSSNNELVGNTITASGLRMGWEDPYSTGIRLYTSNDSIIISNTIMDCTYAGFELYNSGNNKLTDNTIVNNVCGIYFYEYVYNNKIYNNFFNNSDNLANVDYLDTNLWDTEIIDGPNIIGGPYIAGNYWAKLDGTGFSQTHTTDANGDGICDNPYVINEKNIDHFPLILQTNQAPVANEDEIYFEFTSNLDLETANGVTVVDNYAYLAANNGLVIVNVNDQTEPTIVGTCITGGETTDVEVIGNYAYVTDLYEGLFIINVNDPTTPTIVGTCYTDGYASDIAIVDNSAYICNVYGLVIVDISNPENPLLIDYCETEGLAGDVVISGNYAFLADGLTCLESFKIIDISNPPSFPYTGLYLVNPGVWSFGAIELAKSGDYVYLVDWVNNKLIVVNVSDPTAPIMEGLYNASGNDIVVKDNYIYLVTKEANLIVLNIDDPIAPTFAGSYSYPTSLEYDSGQSVCIYGNYAYMTCEYDGLIILRINPPLVPNNSPSAIISPIDLDYEGSPVTFNASESYDPDDNPLTYKWDFDNDGTCDFESESPYATHTWDDDYSGDVKLEVSDGILTSTDTITVTVGNVAPNITSFEVQQTEPVEIGTEIDLSCTFTDMGLGDTHDCIIDWGDGTATELLSVTSPVSSSHVYSTSGVYTVNLTIEDDDTGYDTEKYQYVVVYDPEEGFVSGELNCPAHLYAYDLEERYTGFYGSVILEEIPNSFYNGPEYDPEKIIILGQSDTIVYVVDSYDEGTFDLKLKQSNPEGLIEVEYLNVELDEDTTATISVNSETNDFSMLIDMDNNGEIDIIKELDSVAINGNIVNAPTAVISSFEPDTAYEGSPVTFNASESYDPDDDPLTYKWDFNNNGTWDFESESPYATHTWDDDYTGDVKLEVSDGILTSTDTITVTVGNVAPVVGFIDVPINPVVLGTDVTVSASFEDDGTEDTHMPVWNWGDGNYSSDEVFKDRSGEVSDTYTYDQPGVYTITLEVEDDDGGSGTRISEQYVVVYDPDGGFVTGGGWLSSPEGAYVTDPTLTGKATFGFVSKFKKGATIPTGSTEFQFRVADLNFKSTTYDWLVIASSKAMYKGTGTINDEGNYGFMISAVDAELTSSTGIDLFRMKIWDIDDDGTIVYDNMVAYEENVDLTSLIEKPEIGGGSIKIHNGE; from the coding sequence ATGGGAACTGCAACAGCAGAAACTATCACAGTTGATGACGATATTGGCAGTGCAGAATATACCTCTATCCAGGCAGCTATCAACGCTTCAAGCCCCGGTGATACAATTCTCGTATATCCAGGGAATTACATCGAAAATGTAGATGTCAATAAACAGTTAACTATAACATCAACTGATGGCGCTTCAGTTACTAATATTTCCGGTCCCATCTACTATGATGGTATTTTACCCTACGATGATCATGTTATTGACATTACTGCAGACCAGGTAACAATCAGTGGCTTCACTGTAAGCATGGTAGGGCTTCAAAAATCATGTATTTTCCTGAACGGTTCTAGCTACAGTACCATAGAAAACAACGAAATAATAATTTCAAACTACTACTACGCTGGCGGCTATGGTATTAATTTGGAATCTTCAAGCAACAACGAGTTAGTAGGTAACACAATAACGGCCAGTGGTCTTCGTATGGGGTGGGAGGATCCCTATTCCACCGGTATCCGCCTATACACATCTAATGATAGTATCATTATCAGTAATACTATAATGGACTGTACTTATGCAGGCTTCGAATTATATAATTCTGGCAACAACAAGTTAACCGACAACACAATAGTGAATAATGTATGCGGTATTTATTTCTACGAGTACGTCTACAACAACAAAATCTACAACAATTTTTTTAATAATTCAGACAACTTGGCAAATGTAGATTATTTAGATACCAATTTATGGGACACTGAAATAATAGATGGACCCAACATCATAGGTGGCCCTTATATTGCAGGAAATTACTGGGCAAAACTTGACGGAACAGGATTCAGCCAAACACATACAACAGATGCTAATGGAGATGGCATATGCGATAATCCATATGTCATTAATGAAAAAAACATTGATCACTTCCCACTCATTTTGCAGACAAACCAAGCACCTGTAGCAAATGAAGATGAGATTTACTTTGAATTTACAAGTAATTTAGATCTTGAAACTGCAAATGGTGTTACTGTAGTCGACAATTATGCTTACCTAGCTGCGAACAATGGACTTGTAATAGTCAACGTAAATGATCAAACGGAACCAACAATAGTTGGTACTTGTATAACTGGTGGAGAAACAACGGATGTTGAAGTCATCGGAAATTATGCCTACGTAACCGACCTTTATGAGGGTCTGTTTATCATCAATGTAAATGATCCCACTACACCAACAATTGTAGGTACTTGTTATACTGATGGTTATGCAAGTGATATTGCTATAGTTGACAATTCTGCTTACATATGCAATGTCTATGGCCTTGTGATTGTTGATATAAGTAATCCTGAAAATCCTTTGTTAATAGATTATTGTGAAACTGAAGGACTGGCAGGAGATGTTGTAATATCTGGGAATTATGCTTTTTTAGCTGATGGTTTGACATGCTTAGAAAGTTTCAAAATTATAGATATAAGTAATCCTCCTTCATTTCCATATACAGGTCTTTACTTGGTAAATCCTGGTGTATGGTCTTTTGGTGCAATAGAACTTGCTAAATCCGGTGATTATGTCTACCTTGTTGATTGGGTTAATAATAAATTAATTGTTGTCAATGTAAGTGACCCAACAGCACCAATAATGGAAGGGCTTTATAATGCTAGCGGGAACGATATAGTAGTAAAAGATAATTACATATATTTAGTAACTAAAGAAGCAAATCTCATAGTCTTAAATATTGATGATCCAATAGCACCGACTTTTGCCGGCAGTTATAGCTATCCTACCAGTTTAGAATATGATTCTGGACAGAGTGTTTGTATTTATGGAAATTATGCATATATGACCTGTGAATATGATGGACTTATTATTCTTAGAATTAATCCACCATTAGTACCAAATAACTCACCATCAGCTATAATCTCTCCAATAGACCTTGATTATGAAGGTTCGCCTGTAACCTTTAATGCTTCCGAATCATATGACCCTGATGATAATCCACTCACATACAAATGGGACTTTGATAATGATGGAACATGTGATTTTGAATCAGAATCTCCTTATGCAACACACACCTGGGATGATGACTATAGTGGTGATGTCAAGTTGGAAGTTAGTGATGGTATTTTAACCAGCACTGATACGATTACTGTTACCGTGGGTAATGTTGCACCAAACATTACATCCTTTGAAGTACAACAAACCGAGCCTGTAGAGATAGGTACAGAAATCGATCTTAGTTGCACTTTCACAGATATGGGTTTAGGTGATACTCACGACTGTATCATTGACTGGGGCGATGGAACAGCAACAGAACTACTCTCAGTTACCAGCCCCGTGAGCAGTTCCCACGTATATTCTACATCCGGTGTTTATACAGTTAACCTCACCATAGAGGATGATGATACTGGATATGATACAGAGAAGTACCAGTATGTTGTTGTCTACGACCCCGAAGAAGGATTTGTATCAGGGGAATTAAACTGTCCAGCTCATCTATATGCTTATGATTTAGAAGAAAGATATACCGGATTTTATGGTTCAGTAATTTTGGAAGAAATACCCAATTCATTCTATAACGGTCCAGAATATGATCCTGAAAAGATAATCATTCTAGGTCAGTCAGATACTATTGTGTATGTTGTTGATTCTTATGATGAAGGAACATTTGACCTTAAATTAAAGCAAAGCAATCCAGAAGGTTTGATTGAAGTTGAATATCTAAATGTTGAGCTTGATGAAGACACAACTGCTACAATATCTGTGAACTCAGAAACCAATGATTTCTCGATGCTGATCGATATGGACAACAATGGTGAAATTGATATTATCAAAGAACTGGACTCTGTTGCAATAAATGGTAATATTGTTAATGCACCTACAGCTGTAATCTCATCATTTGAACCTGATACTGCATATGAAGGTTCGCCTGTGACCTTTAATGCTTCCGAATCATATGACCCTGATGATGATCCACTCACATACAAATGGGACTTTAATAATAATGGAACATGGGATTTTGAATCTGAATCTCCTTATGCAACACACACCTGGGATGATGACTATACTGGTGATGTCAAGCTGGAAGTTAGTGATGGTATTTTAACCAGCACAGATACAATTACTGTTACCGTAGGCAATGTTGCACCAGTCGTTGGTTTTATCGATGTACCAATTAATCCGGTTGTGTTAGGCACTGATGTCACAGTTTCAGCTTCATTTGAGGATGATGGGACAGAGGATACACACATGCCAGTTTGGAACTGGGGGGACGGCAATTATTCATCAGATGAGGTATTCAAAGACAGGTCAGGTGAAGTCTCAGATACCTATACTTATGATCAACCAGGTGTCTACACCATAACACTGGAAGTGGAAGATGACGATGGTGGTTCTGGCACGAGGATTTCTGAACAATATGTTGTTGTGTACGATCCAGATGGTGGATTCGTAACTGGTGGTGGATGGCTTAGCTCACCAGAAGGTGCCTATGTAACAGACCCAACCCTGACCGGCAAGGCAACCTTTGGATTTGTATCCAAATTTAAAAAAGGAGCAACTATACCAACCGGCTCAACTGAGTTCCAGTTCCGCGTTGCTGATCTGAACTTCAAGTCAACAACTTATGATTGGCTTGTAATTGCAAGTTCAAAAGCCATGTACAAAGGTACTGGAACCATCAATGATGAAGGAAATTATGGTTTCATGATATCTGCTGTTGACGCTGAACTCACATCAAGCACCGGTATTGATCTTTTCAGGATGAAGATATGGGATATTGATGATGATGGTACTATAGTTTATGACAATATGGTTGCATATGAAGAAAATGTAGATCTAACATCACTAATTGAAAAACCAGAGATTGGGGGGGGATCGATCAAGATACATAACGGAGAGTGA